A region from the Silene latifolia isolate original U9 population chromosome 7, ASM4854445v1, whole genome shotgun sequence genome encodes:
- the LOC141590552 gene encoding uncharacterized protein LOC141590552 has product MGFDMDWVQRVMTCVTTVTFAVLINGSPSPEFRPSRGLRQGDSLSPYLFLLCAEALSNMLRRAVEYQALHGIRVTAAASAISHLLFADDSIFFVRATIQEADVVNDILRRYEATSGQLVSLEKTTVVFSKGVTSSQREAVAARLGVEEVAEHARYLGFPMVVGR; this is encoded by the coding sequence ATGGGCTTCGACATGGACTGGGTTCAACGGGTTATGACCTGCGTTACAACCGTCACCTTTGCTGTCCTGATTAATGGGTCCCCCTCGCCTGAATTTCGGCCTAGCCGTGGGTTACGCCAAGGCGACTCGTTGTCCCCGTATTTGTTTCTCCTTTGTGCTGAGGCGTTGTCGAATATGTTACGAAGGGCGGTTGAATACCAAGCGCTGCATGGAATCCGTGTTACTGCTGCAGCTTCGGCTATTTCCCATCTTCTCTTTGCCGACGATAGCATATTTTTTGTTAGGGCAACGATACAGGAAGCTGATGTAGTGAATGACATTCTGCGACGATATGAAGCTACTTCCGGGCAACTAGTGAGTTTGGAGAAAACAACTGTTGTTTTTAGTAAAGGGGTAACTAGTAGTCAAAGGGAAGCTGTGGCGGCTAGATTAGGCGTGGAGGAGGTTGCTGAACACGCTCGTTATCTCGGATTCCCGATGGTAGTGGGTCGATAA